The following proteins come from a genomic window of Streptomyces sp. Sge12:
- a CDS encoding magnesium and cobalt transport protein CorA, which translates to MIVDCAHYRDGRRQQEGAMPLEQAAARCGQGGFVWLGLFEPGPEELDRVREIFGLHELAVEDAAAFHLRPKAEQYEDGTELIILRTARYDDEREEIDTGEISIFLADHFVITVRHGIASELHGARSRLESRPELLRTGSASTLWAILDQVVDSYAPVVGELERDIEQIEATVFSGAVAPTERIYSLRREATDFYRAVHPLLAVLARRLQTGKTPSALRPYIRDVHDHLLLVNEEVAAQRDLLTTVLEANIAVISVEQNKINLRQSATMERLTILASVFLPLSFVVGFFGQNFDWLVTHISSFTAFLTLTVLGLLLPCLMLYVWLRRRRSRPTPPVPGASHPGRRAPAASTK; encoded by the coding sequence ATGATCGTCGACTGCGCACATTATCGCGACGGGCGTCGACAGCAGGAAGGCGCGATGCCGCTGGAGCAGGCGGCCGCGCGCTGCGGGCAAGGCGGATTCGTCTGGCTGGGCCTCTTCGAACCGGGTCCCGAGGAACTGGACCGGGTCCGCGAGATCTTCGGACTGCACGAGCTCGCCGTCGAGGACGCCGCGGCCTTCCACCTGCGCCCCAAGGCCGAGCAGTACGAGGACGGCACCGAGCTGATCATCCTGCGGACGGCGCGCTACGACGACGAGCGGGAGGAGATCGACACCGGCGAGATCAGCATCTTCCTCGCCGACCACTTCGTGATCACCGTTCGCCACGGCATCGCCAGCGAGCTGCACGGAGCCCGCAGCCGGCTCGAAAGCCGCCCCGAACTGCTCAGGACCGGGAGCGCCTCCACGCTGTGGGCGATCCTCGACCAGGTCGTCGACAGCTATGCGCCGGTCGTAGGCGAACTCGAGCGCGACATCGAGCAGATCGAGGCGACGGTCTTCTCCGGGGCGGTCGCCCCGACCGAGCGGATCTACTCGCTGCGCCGCGAGGCCACCGACTTCTACCGGGCCGTGCACCCGCTGCTCGCCGTGCTCGCCAGGCGGCTGCAGACCGGCAAGACGCCGTCCGCGCTCCGGCCGTACATCCGTGACGTCCACGACCACCTGCTGCTGGTCAACGAGGAGGTCGCCGCCCAGCGGGACCTCCTGACCACCGTCCTGGAAGCGAACATCGCGGTGATCTCCGTAGAACAGAACAAGATCAACCTCCGGCAGAGCGCCACGATGGAGAGGCTCACGATCCTCGCGAGCGTGTTTCTCCCGCTGTCGTTCGTGGTCGGCTTCTTCGGGCAGAACTTCGACTGGCTGGTCACCCACATCAGCAGCTTCACCGCGTTCCTCACCCTCACCGTCCTCGGGCTGCTGCTGCCGTGCCTGATGCTGTACGTCTGGCTGCGCCGACGGCGGAGCCGGCCGACACCGCCGGTGCCCGGGGCGAGCCACCCGGGCCGGCGTGCCCCGGCGGCCTCCACGAAGTGA
- a CDS encoding ester cyclase — translation MITAPEKNVTLLRTAYRAVESGDLDAAEQMLTQDFIANVPGSPAPLVGRDVWRLGTQAMKDAFPDLKIMVQEIFGAGDKVTVLLRFEGTHQGAFQQIEATGRQVAFTSIEVYRIEGDRIAEEWVAPDLISLMRQISPAAAH, via the coding sequence ATGATCACCGCGCCCGAGAAGAACGTGACCCTGCTGCGCACCGCGTACCGGGCGGTCGAGAGCGGTGACCTGGACGCGGCGGAGCAGATGCTGACGCAGGACTTCATCGCCAACGTTCCCGGCAGCCCCGCGCCGCTGGTCGGCCGCGACGTCTGGCGCCTGGGCACACAGGCGATGAAGGACGCCTTCCCCGACCTGAAGATCATGGTTCAGGAGATCTTCGGCGCCGGCGACAAGGTGACGGTGCTGCTGCGCTTCGAGGGAACCCATCAGGGCGCGTTCCAGCAGATCGAGGCGACGGGCCGGCAGGTGGCTTTCACCAGCATCGAGGTCTACCGCATCGAGGGCGACAGGATCGCCGAGGAGTGGGTCGCTCCGGACCTGATCAGCCTCATGCGGCAGATCTCGCCCGCCGCCGCCCACTGA
- a CDS encoding dienelactone hydrolase family protein, translating into MQFTSEHRHDDGVLEREFTLGEIPGTLWTPRSATPLPLILMAHNNGLPKGAARLVARARQSAAYGYAVATIDATGCGDRPRSAADEQARADFRRAMRAGGPVDEIFESFIGPLVEKAVPDWRTTLDALLALPEIGGPVGYSGWTAVGIRLAAVEPRIAAAGLFAGGYVPRAQREEARQVNVPLLFLLQWDDEGNPRQRALDLFDAFGSAEKTLHANLGGHTGTPWFEVEDGNRFFDRHLK; encoded by the coding sequence ATGCAGTTCACTTCTGAACACCGTCACGACGACGGCGTCCTCGAACGCGAATTCACCCTCGGCGAGATCCCCGGCACCCTGTGGACGCCTCGATCCGCCACACCGCTCCCGCTGATCCTGATGGCCCACAACAACGGCCTGCCCAAGGGGGCGGCCCGGCTGGTGGCGCGCGCCCGGCAATCCGCGGCGTACGGCTACGCGGTGGCCACCATCGACGCCACCGGGTGCGGTGACCGGCCCCGCAGCGCCGCCGACGAGCAGGCTCGCGCCGACTTCCGCCGGGCGATGCGGGCCGGCGGGCCGGTCGACGAGATCTTCGAGTCCTTCATCGGCCCGCTGGTCGAAAAGGCCGTCCCGGACTGGCGTACCACTTTGGACGCGCTCCTCGCGCTGCCCGAGATCGGCGGCCCGGTCGGGTACTCGGGGTGGACCGCCGTCGGCATCCGCCTAGCTGCGGTCGAGCCGCGCATCGCGGCCGCCGGCCTCTTCGCCGGGGGATACGTGCCCCGCGCCCAGCGCGAGGAGGCCCGGCAGGTCAACGTCCCGCTGCTGTTCCTGTTGCAGTGGGACGACGAGGGGAACCCCCGGCAGCGGGCCCTGGACCTGTTCGACGCGTTCGGCTCCGCGGAGAAGACGCTCCACGCCAACCTGGGTGGACATACCGGTACCCCGTGGTTCGAGGTGGAGGACGGCAACCGCTTCTTCGACCGGCACCTGAAGTGA
- a CDS encoding TetR/AcrR family transcriptional regulator, which translates to MSAAGGPTSKGRQRRTALLDAAERVLTGSGGSELTLRAVAEEAGVRLGHLQYYFPARSDLLSALLDRILASSLERVTALTALPAAHTHGTDREALLDAVLSDHDDPRLVMLFTEVWALAAHDEEAAAAVRAFYDQYVTHVAAFVREHAPGVSEAEAHHRAEVFVMLMEGSALFRSGITGRRTAGTDARLREAALTLLGGAVRP; encoded by the coding sequence ATGAGCGCCGCAGGCGGACCGACCTCCAAGGGCCGCCAGCGGCGTACGGCCCTCCTCGATGCGGCCGAGCGCGTCCTCACCGGCTCCGGAGGGTCCGAACTGACCCTGCGGGCCGTCGCCGAGGAAGCCGGTGTCCGGCTGGGCCACCTCCAGTACTACTTCCCGGCCCGTTCCGACCTGCTGTCGGCGCTCCTCGACCGCATCCTCGCCTCGTCCTTGGAACGGGTCACCGCCCTCACGGCCCTCCCCGCCGCGCACACGCACGGCACCGACCGCGAAGCCCTGCTCGACGCCGTCCTCTCCGACCACGACGACCCGCGCCTGGTCATGCTGTTCACCGAGGTGTGGGCACTGGCCGCGCACGACGAGGAGGCGGCCGCGGCGGTCCGCGCCTTCTACGACCAGTACGTCACGCACGTGGCCGCCTTCGTCCGCGAGCACGCGCCGGGCGTGAGCGAGGCCGAAGCACACCACAGGGCCGAGGTGTTCGTGATGCTGATGGAGGGCTCCGCCCTGTTCCGCTCCGGCATCACCGGCCGCCGGACGGCCGGCACCGACGCCCGGCTGCGCGAGGCCGCGCTCACCCTGCTCGGGGGCGCCGTGCGCCCCTGA
- a CDS encoding DUF6243 family protein codes for MTDSKNINNPVGQGGGQRKRLSRAERQNNGPHRNLDRRNAADQKAELVRKMREKAGAAEGAEQADDAPAQS; via the coding sequence GTGACCGACAGCAAGAACATCAACAACCCCGTGGGCCAGGGCGGCGGCCAGCGCAAGAGGCTGTCCCGCGCCGAACGGCAGAACAACGGTCCGCACCGCAACCTCGACCGCCGGAACGCCGCCGACCAGAAGGCGGAGCTGGTGCGCAAGATGCGCGAGAAGGCGGGCGCGGCCGAGGGCGCCGAGCAGGCGGACGACGCCCCCGCACAGAGCTGA
- a CDS encoding saccharopine dehydrogenase produces MITEPHDELRPDPSGPVLITGGYGTVGAEIARILGPATPTLLTGRNPDRGEALAAEVGGEVRAWDLADPSPFRADVRAVIGSVNDPEDRVLAAAAAAGVPYVDITRWTGRLQRAVTVAALHRPAAPVLLSSAWMGGVSSLVAAALAAELGGAEQVEIAVRWDMADRAGADSVEFMDRLGVAFEVVDGGRRRLATPMTESRTVRIDGTPVRVARIDTPEQFTLPLTLGTTTAATRIGFSSPAATRALLALRGTGFFRWAGGERWAPARRALLHSPGDGGTARLRVDVTHRGRTRTATVTDPLGQHHLTAVGAVMGLRRVLGTDGSPAPRGVVFPEQHPDPARALELLAAHGVGLAFDEDDAVGTGHGRPGTRAAA; encoded by the coding sequence ATGATCACCGAACCGCACGACGAACTGCGCCCGGACCCCTCCGGCCCTGTACTGATCACCGGCGGATACGGCACCGTGGGCGCCGAGATCGCCCGCATCCTGGGCCCGGCCACCCCGACCCTGCTCACCGGCCGGAACCCCGACCGCGGCGAGGCCCTGGCCGCCGAGGTCGGGGGCGAGGTGCGGGCCTGGGACCTGGCGGACCCGTCCCCCTTCCGGGCGGACGTCCGGGCGGTCATCGGCTCGGTCAACGACCCCGAGGACCGGGTGCTGGCCGCCGCCGCGGCCGCCGGCGTGCCCTACGTCGACATCACCCGGTGGACGGGCCGACTGCAGCGGGCCGTCACCGTCGCCGCCCTGCACCGCCCCGCCGCCCCGGTGCTGCTCTCCTCCGCCTGGATGGGCGGGGTCAGCAGCCTGGTGGCGGCGGCGCTGGCCGCGGAGCTGGGCGGCGCCGAGCAGGTCGAGATCGCCGTCCGCTGGGACATGGCCGACCGGGCCGGCGCGGATTCCGTCGAGTTCATGGACCGGCTGGGCGTGGCGTTCGAGGTGGTGGACGGAGGAAGGCGCCGACTCGCCACCCCGATGACGGAGTCCCGTACGGTCCGCATCGACGGAACACCCGTACGCGTCGCGCGCATCGACACCCCGGAGCAGTTCACGCTGCCGCTGACCCTCGGCACCACCACCGCAGCCACCCGCATCGGCTTCAGCTCCCCGGCCGCGACCCGGGCGCTCCTCGCGCTGCGGGGCACGGGATTCTTCCGCTGGGCCGGCGGGGAACGCTGGGCGCCCGCGCGGCGGGCCCTGCTCCACTCGCCGGGCGACGGCGGGACGGCCCGGCTGCGCGTGGACGTCACCCATCGCGGACGCACGCGCACCGCGACCGTCACCGACCCCCTCGGCCAGCACCACCTGACGGCGGTCGGGGCCGTCATGGGCCTGCGCCGCGTCCTCGGCACCGACGGCTCGCCCGCTCCCCGGGGGGTGGTTTTCCCCGAGCAGCATCCGGATCCGGCCCGCGCCCTCGAGCTGCTCGCCGCGCACGGTGTCGGCCTGGCCTTCGACGAGGACGACGCCGTCGGCACGGGCCACGGCCGGCCGGGAACACGGGCCGCCGCATGA
- a CDS encoding ATP-binding protein: MTESGNPAQPANVSVNEYTAAHIQVLEGHEAIRRRPGMYVGSTGERGLHHMVYEVVSYAVDEHMAGHADAIGVTITADGGIRVADNGRGLPVEAEEPTGTSAVERELTELNFGSRPHTGYGVSGGLGGVGLCAVNALSSRLTVEVRRDGHRWTQEYRKGVAVTALTRKEETSEHGTTIAFLPDAGIFETGRFSFATLSERLQELAFLNGGLAVSLTDERPQRPVRHHHPDGLRAYVARLNPYPASHLHSPAIGFESENESRTISVQVAMQWNTWSPGELHSFANSTRTREGGAHEEGFRTALTDLVNDYARRHGMLSADDEDIPAGAVREGLTAVVSVKLAHPVFEGSTRTRLRNPDAGTYVQEVVRTHLTDWLDHHQKEAESIVRRILRATPPR; this comes from the coding sequence ATGACCGAGTCCGGCAACCCCGCACAGCCCGCGAACGTGAGTGTGAACGAGTACACCGCCGCGCACATCCAGGTACTCGAAGGCCACGAGGCGATCCGCAGGCGTCCGGGCATGTACGTCGGCTCGACCGGCGAACGCGGCCTGCACCACATGGTGTACGAGGTCGTCTCGTACGCCGTGGACGAGCACATGGCCGGCCATGCCGACGCCATCGGCGTGACGATCACGGCGGACGGCGGCATCCGCGTCGCGGACAACGGGCGGGGCCTGCCCGTCGAGGCGGAGGAGCCCACCGGCACGTCGGCCGTCGAACGCGAACTGACGGAGCTGAACTTCGGCTCCCGGCCCCACACCGGCTACGGCGTTTCCGGCGGCCTCGGAGGCGTGGGCCTGTGCGCGGTCAACGCGCTGTCGAGCCGCCTCACGGTCGAGGTCCGCCGTGACGGCCACCGGTGGACACAGGAGTACCGGAAGGGGGTCGCGGTCACTGCGCTGACGAGGAAGGAGGAGACGAGCGAGCACGGCACCACGATCGCGTTCCTGCCCGACGCCGGCATCTTCGAGACCGGCCGGTTCTCGTTCGCCACGCTGTCGGAGCGCCTCCAGGAACTGGCCTTCCTCAATGGGGGCCTGGCCGTCTCGCTCACCGACGAGCGTCCGCAGCGGCCGGTCCGCCACCACCACCCGGACGGCCTACGCGCCTACGTGGCCCGGCTCAACCCCTACCCCGCGAGTCACCTCCACTCCCCGGCCATCGGATTCGAGTCGGAGAACGAGAGCAGGACGATCTCCGTGCAGGTCGCCATGCAGTGGAACACCTGGTCCCCGGGCGAGCTCCACTCCTTCGCGAACAGCACGCGTACCCGCGAGGGCGGCGCCCACGAAGAGGGCTTCCGCACCGCGCTCACGGACCTCGTCAACGACTACGCGCGCCGGCACGGGATGCTGTCCGCGGACGACGAGGACATCCCCGCCGGGGCCGTCCGCGAGGGCCTGACCGCGGTCGTCTCCGTCAAGCTCGCCCATCCCGTCTTCGAGGGCTCCACCAGGACCAGGCTCCGCAATCCCGACGCGGGCACCTACGTCCAGGAGGTCGTCCGCACACACCTCACCGATTGGCTGGACCACCACCAGAAGGAAGCCGAGTCCATCGTCCGCCGCATCCTCAGGGCCACACCGCCACGATGA
- a CDS encoding glycoside hydrolase family 15 protein — translation MAFDTTGFAQADGGRYIPISDHGLIGDLRTAALVGTNGTIDWYCCPRFDAPSVFGSILDADRGGSFELAAEVPTRTRQFYFPDTNVLITRFFAADGVAEIQDFMPVVDESREASRHRLIRRVICVRGTLPFRARIAPRFGYGTEKHTTHLEGHTAVFRSPSLTLALTATAPLEADGQDVWSHFKLLEGESHVFALDQIGDDAPPRACPRAEAQEQAEATVRFWRHWLAGSRYHGRWREMVNRSALVLKLLTYAPTGAIVAAPTTSLPEQIGGERNWDYRYVWVRDAAFCVYAMLRLGFTSEAEAFMGFISERGILQGTGETGPLQIMYGIDGRTELPEYELSHLEGYLGSGPVRVGNAATGQLQLDIYGALIDSIYLYDKWGQPISSDRWDQVGAVVDWLCEHWDQPDEGVWETRAGRRDFVYSRLMCWVALERAMRMANRRGLPADLNRWRESRDAIYRQIMRRGWSSERGAFVQGLDGHVLDASLLMMPMAKFVSPTDPKWLSTLDALTTDLVSDSLVYRYDPTASPDGLHGPEGTFSICSFWYVEALARAGRLEEARLAFEKMLTYANHLGLFAEEIGPTGEQLGNFPQAFTHLSLISAAFNLDRALG, via the coding sequence ATGGCGTTCGACACGACGGGTTTCGCGCAGGCGGACGGCGGCCGCTACATCCCGATCTCCGACCACGGCCTGATCGGCGATCTTCGTACCGCCGCCCTGGTCGGCACGAACGGCACCATCGACTGGTACTGCTGTCCGCGCTTCGATGCGCCGAGCGTCTTCGGGTCCATCCTCGACGCCGACCGCGGCGGCTCGTTCGAGTTGGCCGCCGAGGTTCCGACCCGCACCAGGCAGTTCTACTTCCCCGACACGAACGTGCTGATCACGCGGTTCTTCGCCGCCGACGGGGTGGCGGAGATCCAGGACTTCATGCCCGTCGTCGACGAGTCCCGCGAGGCGTCCCGGCACCGGCTGATCCGGCGGGTGATCTGCGTCCGCGGAACCCTCCCGTTCAGGGCGCGGATCGCTCCCCGCTTCGGCTACGGCACCGAAAAGCACACCACGCACCTCGAAGGCCACACCGCGGTGTTCCGCTCCCCGTCCCTCACCCTCGCGCTGACCGCCACCGCACCCCTGGAAGCCGACGGCCAGGACGTGTGGTCGCACTTCAAGCTCCTCGAGGGCGAGTCCCACGTCTTCGCCCTCGACCAGATCGGCGATGATGCCCCGCCCCGGGCGTGCCCGCGCGCCGAAGCACAGGAGCAGGCCGAGGCGACCGTCCGGTTCTGGCGCCACTGGCTCGCCGGTTCGCGCTACCACGGGCGGTGGCGGGAGATGGTGAACCGGTCCGCGCTGGTGCTGAAGCTGCTCACCTATGCGCCGACCGGCGCGATCGTCGCCGCACCGACCACCAGCCTGCCCGAGCAGATCGGCGGCGAGCGCAACTGGGACTACCGCTACGTCTGGGTCCGCGACGCCGCCTTCTGCGTCTACGCGATGCTGCGACTGGGGTTCACCTCGGAGGCCGAGGCGTTCATGGGGTTCATCTCCGAGCGGGGCATCCTGCAGGGCACGGGGGAGACCGGTCCGTTGCAGATCATGTACGGCATCGACGGGCGCACCGAACTGCCCGAATACGAGCTTTCGCACCTGGAGGGATACCTCGGCTCCGGACCGGTCCGGGTGGGCAACGCCGCGACCGGCCAGCTCCAGCTGGACATCTACGGCGCCCTGATCGACTCGATCTACCTCTACGACAAGTGGGGGCAGCCGATCAGCAGTGACCGCTGGGACCAGGTCGGTGCCGTCGTGGACTGGCTGTGCGAGCACTGGGACCAGCCGGACGAAGGGGTGTGGGAGACCAGGGCGGGCCGGCGCGACTTCGTCTACTCGCGGCTGATGTGCTGGGTGGCCCTGGAACGGGCGATGCGCATGGCGAACCGCCGCGGTCTGCCCGCGGACCTGAACCGCTGGCGCGAGTCCCGGGACGCGATCTACCGGCAGATCATGCGGCGCGGCTGGTCGAGCGAGCGCGGGGCGTTCGTCCAGGGGCTGGACGGCCACGTGCTGGACGCCTCGCTGCTGATGATGCCGATGGCCAAGTTCGTCTCGCCCACGGACCCCAAGTGGCTCTCCACCCTGGACGCCCTCACCACGGACCTGGTCTCCGACTCGCTGGTGTACCGCTACGACCCGACCGCCAGCCCGGACGGACTGCACGGACCCGAGGGCACCTTTTCGATCTGTTCCTTCTGGTACGTGGAGGCGCTGGCCCGGGCGGGCCGGCTGGAGGAAGCCAGGCTCGCCTTCGAGAAGATGCTCACCTACGCCAACCATCTCGGCCTGTTCGCCGAGGAGATCGGCCCGACCGGGGAGCAACTGGGAAACTTCCCGCAGGCCTTCACCCATCTCTCGCTGATCAGTGCCGCCTTCAATCTCGACCGCGCGCTGGGCTGA